A stretch of the Vitis vinifera cultivar Pinot Noir 40024 chromosome 16, ASM3070453v1 genome encodes the following:
- the LOC100241370 gene encoding rust resistance kinase Lr10-like, producing MLGMLCLFAYLIYKFHRRHLSFDDNIEEFLRSHKNLQPIKYSYSNIKKMTNNFANKLGQGGFGSVYKGKLRSGRIVAVKVLVMSKANGQDFINEVATIGRIHHVNVVRLVGFCVQGSKWALIYDFMPNGSLDKFIFLKEENNTFLSWERLYKVALGVGRGIEYLHQGCDMQILHFDIKPHNILLDEDFTPKVSDFGLAKLYSTDESMVSLTAARGTLGYIALELFYKNIGGVSYKADVYSFGMLLMETVGRRKNVNANAEHSSQIYFPSWIYDRYDQGDNIDLGDAIEDEKKLVRKMVIVALWCIQMKPINRPSMSKALEMLEGEVELLEIPPKPTLYYEEMLVEDHMSNPIEAPISLCNSLGTITLDGR from the coding sequence ATGCTCGGGATGTTGTGCCTATTTGCCTATTTGATTTACAAGTTCCACCGGAGACATCTATcatttgatgataatattgaAGAATTCTTACGGAGTCACAAAAATCTCCAACCAATCAAGTACTCGTATTCAAACATAAAGAAGATGACTAATAACTTTGCGAATAAATTAGGTCAAGGAGGCTTTGGCTCTGTATATAAAGGAAAACTTCGAAGTGGTCGCATTGTAGCTGTGAAAGTGTTGGTCATGTCAAAAGCTAATGGACAAGATTTTATCAATGAGGTTGCAACAATAGGAAGAATTCATCATGTTAATGTGGTGAGACTTGTAGGATTTTGTGTACAGGGATCAAAATGGGCACTTATATATGACTTCATGCCCAATGGTTCTCTtgataagtttatttttcttaaagaagaaaataacacttttttgaGCTGGGAAAGGTTGTATAAGGTTGCACTTGGAGTGGGGCGTGGGATTGAATACTTACATCAAGGTTGTGACATGCAAATTCTacattttgatatcaagccacacaatattcttcttgatgaagaCTTTACACcaaaagtttcagattttggCCTTGCAAAATTGTATTCAACAGATGAAAGTATGGTGTCTCTCACTGCCGCACGAGGAACACTGGGATATATTGCTCTAgaattattctataaaaatattggaGGTGTCTCCTACAAAgctgatgtttatagttttggaatgttgttaATGGAGACGGTGGGGAGAAGAAAGAATGTGAATGCAAATGCAGAGCATTCgagtcaaatatattttccatcATGGATTTATGATAGATATGATCAAGGGGATAACATAGACTTGGGAGATGCCATCGAAGATGAAAAGAAGTTGGTTAGGAAAATGGTGATAGTTGCACTATGGTGTATACAGATGAAGCCCATAAACCGTCCTTCAATGAGCAAAGCTTTGGAGATGTTGGAAGGAGAGGTTGAGTTATTAGAAATACCTCCGAAGCCTACTCTATACTATGAGGAAATGTTAGTTGAGGATCATATGAGCAATCCAATAGAAGCACCAATTTCCTTGTGCAATTCCCTGGGTACAATTACATTAGATGGAAGGTAG